Within the Osmerus mordax isolate fOsmMor3 chromosome 6, fOsmMor3.pri, whole genome shotgun sequence genome, the region CTATGGTCCCTTGGAGTGTCTGTCTTGTACCCTGCGTGCGAAGAAAGCTTCATGACTCTGCCACAGCCTTTCAGCATGACAAAAGCGACCTACACAGACATGTCGGGTTACTGGAAGACCAAAGTTACAATTTATGAGGCTTGTTGTCTCTCCTCTATGGACCACAATGGATGAGAAAGATGCAGCTGTTTTTACACAAACATCTCCTCCATCCTGCTGACAGACTGGTTGCCAATGAGCATTCCTACATTCCTGTTTTGTACAGTACCTactgcccaccctcacacaaTCTGTTTGGGACCTCacggccactgtgtgtgtgcaatgtggaCAGCATCAAGATTTTGACAGGAATTTCATGATTTTTTGATTCTCTACACATAAGACTTTCTGGTTGGATAAGAAGGTCTCACTCACACATGACTATTTGTATCTGACAATGGCTTTAAAGTTATGAGACAGGCAGTTGATGTTCACTGCATGGGGACATGCAAACCTTCTGGCAGAGAACATCAACTGCCTGTCCTATAACTGTAAAGTCATTGAGAGACTAAAATAGTCATGCTCGGAACCCTTTGCTTTAGGGTTTTCTGGATGTTAGACTTCGGACTCCTTATGAATAGTTTGCCTATTCCACAGAGCTTGCTCCTCAGGCAAAGCGTCACTTGACTCTTGACTGCTGCGGTCGAGTAGGCTAGCTAATATACAAATCAGGACATCATTTTGAATGAGCTTTTGAAACCtaataaacaaaaataaataaaagcataTTCAATGTAGTTAAAATTGCTCCCAAAGTGTTTACTGCACCACGAAGAATAAACTTAATCCGGAAATTCCTCAGTGGTTTGAGAGAATGAAATTGTCATTAGGGATTTATACGGTCGATGGACATTCAAGAGCTTCATTATCAAAGAAATTACATGATTTTTCATTTACCGTTTTTGAAAATGTGCATTCGCAACCTTGATTCGTCCACTCTCCCTTCTGCATCCATCACCCCAGGTAACCGGAGCGGTGTTGTGGTTGGTGCAGGAGTTGTTACCGATCCAACTGTCCGCCGGACAGCTACGTCTGCGGTCGTCGCTAACGAACTCCTGGGCATCGTTCCGttcattaggctaaatgtttattttagttGCGGGATTCCTGTTACATTACCCGAAGCTTTTGTGTGTACTTCTACTGCTTAACACAGGTGACGACAGTAgtgtattcatgtcacacatATTTATTCCATGGAGACACCTATTTAGTGGAGACACCGACTTGGACAGCGCATCCTTTTACAATGAAGTCGGACCAGCCTAGATCATTATGTTATAAAGAACCAAAAGGACGAGCAGCCTATCTTACTCGTATGAAACTTTCTATAGAATCCACTGGTGATCCAAGGATACTCCAGCTCAGAAATTCGTTGTGAGATTTATCTGTGTGAACCGCCCACTTCTCTTTCCTGCGGGTCATATGACTGAAACTTTTTTTGTGCGGCCTACATTTAGCATAGGCTAACGGGTTCAAAGCTTCAATTTGCAGCAAAGGAGCTCAGAGTATTGAACTCCACCTAGTGGTTCACTGAATTATTCTGAAAAAGGTTACAAGATTGTTGCACACTCAAATGCACATGCCATGGAAAGAGTAAAATTGCAGTAAGCCTAATATGTGTCTGGTGGTCTATGGTCTGGTCCCGTCATTCATGACACTCGATATCGGATAGGCTACAGCGAGTAATGCCGTTGCCCCATACAGTAGAGACAGtatttgtaataaaaaaaatttGCAACTGGCAGGCTATTTCTTTTTTATTGAAACAGTAGGTCTGTTATTTTAATTGTGAACTCTATTTTGCCattgtaaacaaacaacaatGTATTATCCCTATCATTAGGGTGACTAGACACTTTACTGACAGTGCTGCATACAAAGGAATGGGTGTGTCCTCCAGATCTGAAAGAAAATACAGCCAAAATTATATTTAAGCCACAGCCAAACCTCAACATAGTTTTCCCCGAACAATATAAATGATTAATGAGAGTGAAACTGGTCAGTCAGGGATTATTTATATGTCCTTTTACTCAATATTTATGCTAGAAAGGATTGCAATAGCAACTCTGATTTTGCAATGCATATACAAAGAGGATAGAAGTTTGAATATAAAAGCTTTCTAAAATAGAATAGCCTACCTGTGGCTGGTTTAAGTGTGGGCCTCAGAGAAAACACATTCACTCTTGTTCCGTTTCCATGGTACTGCCGGCGCCTGTCATTGATGTGACACTGCATGCTGCAGTAGTAGGTGTCAGTGTCGTTTAGCTCGAGATGGTTTAGCACTAAGGTACTTTTTGTCTTCAGAAACCTCTCCTGAAACGGGACCCATTTGCTTACTTCCTTCCAGCCGTTCCTCTTGATGAACCAGCTGGTCACACAGTTTAAGATCTTGTCTCCCCGGTCGGAGAGTGTACGACAGCTGATGGAGATGTTCTGGCCCAAAATGCTGGTCACTTCCGGAGGGTTCTGCTCCACCCATATGTTTCCATAGACTGGACAGAACAATAAGACAAAAACACTGTGCTGTGTCTGACTTGTACAGTGCCCTCAATAATCATTGGTGCCCCTAGTAAAGATGAGTTATGAACAAAAAAGACACCTTATGGTGAATTAACTTATCacacttattttttttacaaaaccttGTGCCTCAATTATTGCCACCCCAAGATATTTCAATGAATACAATTTAACAGAAGTATTTTCCCAtaattttttacttatttatcaGTGTTTAGGAACTAATAATAATACGACTTCCTGTTTCACAGGGGTATAAATATGAGGTGACACAGAGGCAACATTCCATTATTCATACATCAACATGGGAATGATAAGAgaacatacaaataaaatgagTGAATAGTGTGTTTAGATTAATTCAGGTCAAGGAATGACAATAAAAAAATGCTATTCACTTGAAAATGTCTGTATCTACAATAAGGgcaactagtgcacagtgcccgtgatgcagtcgatGATGAAGATcaatgacacacaaacaaattccTGGAAATACAAATAGTGCAGTGCTCATAATTTTTGTGCCTGCAGCTGCAGAACAGGCACAGTactacttgttcaacctccacaacaCCAGTGTCACCACAAGTCATTTTTCTTACATGGCATATCCTGGCGCACTTAATAGCTTAAGCACACATTTCACTTGatttaactttttattttaaACTAGAATAGAAGTGTTGACAACAGAAGACCCAAGTAGAGAGATTTCAGCATGTAAGTATGTAGTCAAATAAAAGAGATAATGCACAAGCAGCATTGTTTGTCATTTTAAAAGTTATTTAAAAACTAAAAAAGACAATTTACATACCCTGTGTATGGATCATGGCATGGATTAGAAGACTGTGTTGAAGCATCTATCTAAAATAAACAGAGCCATTGTTGATCCTGTTGTCATTCGGTATCACATATAAGCATATTACCCTATGTCTCAGTAAATGTATTCCAATATTTCAATATATTATttctaatttaaaaaaaaatacttctgGTGCTTTTCTTTTTGACTAAATGAGTCTACATCAGATAAGAATGACAGAAAACATGTAATCAATCTTACCATTTAAATTTGATGTGTAGAACAATTTGGTTTTGTTCCGTAACACACTTCCTGCACTTGTCATCATTTTACTTGTACACACATCCTATGGTTAGTGGTAACATCTCTCTTCTACCGGGGGGCTCTTCCGCCTTGGTCTCACAGTGTGAATGTGCACATCAGTGTTTACAGGTTCTCAGATATTGGTGTCAAGTAATAACTTAAATCTTACATTGTAGAATTTTCcagaatattattattttttttttacaatgaaaAACCAATGATAGTCTATCATAGATATGGTCTAGATTTAGACAGATTATGAGTTGAAACACTTTCAACTGATACCATGACCAAGCTGGAACTTCCTTAAAACACCATTCTTAAGTAACAGGAAATATACACCCAAAGCATCTGACAAGTCTTTTAAACATTTTGACAGTTTGTGCTATGGCCATTGACCAGGATATGAGGCACAATGGACACTGCTGACACCTTCCTTGGAATCATGTCATTCTATAGGGTCCTTTCTCTTCACCACTCAGTAGGTACCATTCCAGAGCTTTGCCCAGaatcacatctgtgtgtgtgtttgtgagttgaattgtgttatttacatttttctCAAAAGTGACAAACAAATAGTGCATATGTGTTATACTAGACATATCTAATAGGAATATTTATTAGACTTATGTTTGCCATAGGCTCTGGTGTAGATGTTTCTGATGTGGTTTAAAGTTGGACATGTATCCCATCAGTAGTTTAAACCCTTCCTATTGTCTCTTCATTGGACTAGATGAAAACATTGACGTTGATTATCATCTTGACTTTGGCAACTGAGGCTGATGGTATGTGGCTTTCCATCAAACCTTTTTGAACAAGTTACTAAGTACTGTAACTAATGATGTGTTTAAAGTTTAATGTTGACCATGGTTTATTTGGACAGGTGAGGAGTGGGCCATCACTGTTCCTAAAGAATTAAATGCTGCGTTGTTATCTGATGTTACTATACAATGCAATTTCACCCACCCCCCTGCATTAAGTGAAGACTCGGTCAAGGTTTTTTGGAAAATACAGGGAAAAATAAACCCAGAAATCAATGAAAAGGATCAACATGAATTTATCTATCACCCCAATAACGGCTGGGTAAAAAAAAGCTTCCAAAATAGGACCACATTTACTGGAAATGTCCGTAAAAAAGACTGTTCCCTCAAGATACAAAATATCCAAGAGAGTGATGCAAACTCTTTCTTGTATATGAGACTTGCAACCGGAAAAAACAACTATAGTTTCAATAAGGACCTGGTCACAATCAAGATAAAAGGTAAGAATGGTAGGACTGTCTCAGTAAAACTGAACTGTAATTTCAAGCATTTGAATTCAGAATTAGTTTGAAGGACACTATTCTCCCCTTTTTGGTTCCAGGGGTCAATGTAACTCGTGAACTCCCATTTACAGGTGAACTTTTCACATGTTCCAATTTCAAATGTCATGGTGAAACTGTTTAGAAAAAGAAATGCAAAAATAATAGTTTTTTCCTTCACAGATAGCACACTTCAGTTTACATCGACGACTGGTAAATAATTACATCACCAATTATAGCCAAAACATCAAATATTTTCTATTGTAGCTCTATTCACACATCCATCATGTGGTGGACGTCATTAATCATGGACTTTATGGATTACAAGTGATACAGAGTACAGTATTTGAGAGAGTATAGATTAGAACATAAAGACGTTGACCTTAATTGAGGATTCTTTACATACAGCGATGATGACAACTGAAGACACTGGCCAATCAACAGTCGTATACGTGGCCTCCATTATTCCTTTTGTGGTAGTTCTGATTGCGATCACACTTGGCTTTATTTTCTTCAAGCATCATAAAAGGTTTTGTATGATTTCAAATGTAAATTAAATGATGTAAGAATCTGATAGGATTGCCCCTATGGGGTGCCGTTTGTAAAATGTTACATGTTCTGCTCAGTTTTTGCACATTTAGCATTaacaaatgtaaaataaaacggTGACATTTTCAACATTTAGAGAGAACGTTTTATAAATTTATGCAGTAACACATATATTTTATAATGTAtatgttaataataataataataatgtaacataTTAATGTAACATATTAATGTAACATATTAATGTAACATATTAACGCAACATATTAATGTAACATATTAATGTAacgtattaatgttaaatattaATGCTGAATAcaaatctatttttttttttgctaaaaGTTAAATATTGGAAAATACGGTCcttggacacccccccccccccccccccccccccaaccctgtgCACTAGTTGCGTCAGTGTTTCCCATAGAGAAGGGCAGCAGGGGCCTTCTCAGCTACAAGGCAGCAAGTTCTGAAATGTTGAGTATAAAAAGATTGAGGAGTCTTACATTATGATCAAGATCTCCAACCCTTTTACAAACTATGCTAACTACTATGTTGTGTCTTGAACATTAGCTAGCCAATAGCAGCTAAAACCGACCACGATACTAGTTGGCAACTACTAATTACCAGTTAGCGGGTAACTACACGATACTAGTTGCCAAGTGGACAAAATGGCAAGACGAATTAGGTTATGAGGTTTAAAGTTTTAGCATTACAAATAGCAAAGCTGACAAATGGAGCACATTTCTTATAGCACCAGAGTTACATAcccccttgtgctgccttcgggtcacatgacccgaaggttcacaacgaaccatcgttgtgttgcgacaactttacccaatacaaaaacaaataaaaagcattttcttatAACCTTCatgatgtggggggtctgagacagcccgacggttaaaagaaaatgctgcactttgtttttgtatgcggtaaagttgttgcaatacgacagtgggtcacaatgactgatgggtcagaatgacccgaagataacacaagggttaaatgtatTCTACATCTGAGATACCAAAATTCTACATTAATTGTAAATTAGGGATTTTGAAACAGGTCAATTGTAGATAGAACCTTAAAGTTCTAAAAACTAACAGCCGCCTTGGAATGATAAGGTTCTATCTTAAAAAACAGAAAAAGGAACAATGATTATCAAATAATTTGAACTATTTACTTATACATACTGTTGGGATGTTCAATTTATATAATAAAAAGTGTATTTTATTGGTTAATGTGGCTGAGAAGGCTCCTGCCACCATTCTCCATGCGAAAGACTGACGTTATACACTTACAGACTGCGTTCTGTAATATTCAGTTTTTTCGAAATGTGCAAAAACTGAACATGATTATAGAACGTGCAACATTTTACAAACGGCCCTCAATAGGGCTATGCCTGCTGTTAGTAGCATAAATCTTCCTACAGTACATCTCTGTTTAGAGGTAATCAAGGGAATCAAGACTTTCATCAAACAAAAAGAAGTGTTTAAGAAGACTGTATTTTTCTTTGTAAAAAGGGTCAAATTTCATGATGTTTCTGAAGATGTTATTACTATtcattaaaaaaactaaaatattaTGTTGCAGACATGTTACAACAATCACCAGGGAGCCATCTGGTCATTATGTCAATTTTAGTCGGGCCAACGCTGAAAAGTAAGTTTTAAACTTTACCTACTGTATGCTACCTACTGTATGTTACCTGCTGTATGTTACCTACTGTATGCATCCTTGATGAATTCATCATGTCTCTAAAATATCCTGTACTTTCAACGATTATCTTCTTCTGGTTTTTACAGAACTGAAATATCACAGAAGAAGGAACCCATTCCACTTCCTCCCCTGAAGACCACACAGTCTGGACCACCAAAAACAACCATTGACGAGCCTGTCTATGGCAATGTTCTGGTAAAACACGTTGAACAGATCAGCATCTTGAAAAGAAATGCAGTTGAGATTTCAGCTCAGTTAATGTTTAGTTAGGTATCTTTTTTTTCATGATAGAATATGCAATtgactttcttttttctttttgcagcCTCATATTGATTTCATGGATCTCTCTGTGGATGAAACAGACAATGTTTATGCAAATGTGGACTGTTCAAAACCATGACAAGGCAAAgatttacataaaaaaaaatacatttacatttctagGATTACACTATTAATGATTTAAGGTGTTCATTTTATCTTTTCATAGTTATGTTTGTAAGTGTACATTTGTTTCCAGCTGTGATTTGCTTCTGGTGTAATGGTTCCGTTGGCAAGGTTAGTTTATAATTCCTTGTATTTTTACCATAATGTTTCTTGCATTGTAAGTAATAGAAAGACTACATCAAGGAATGACCACAGCACCACCAAaccttttttattattttttgccATTCAATGCTCAAAATGTCAAATAGAGTTACAGTACAACAGGGTGATAGGGACATctctaatgagtgtgtgtgtaagtgtgtttacatgtgtgcaagtgtgtaacTCCTACTAAACCTAACCTAGTCTTGTATCACCCGTTGTATACCAGTTCTACCAATTAAATAATGCCTTAAATAAAATGCAACATTTTACAAACCATAATTGCCATGTTGCACCATCTGATACTATGTTTAGTTCATATTACACAATTTTATAATAAACCAATTATTTTACTTTTTCATACCTTGACTCAACACCTcaatatgcacacaaacatttgaACTTCGAAAAGGTTCTTTCCTTTGGAGGAAGTCGTTTAAGGTTTGAAAGAGGCCAATGTCTACCTGTTTAAATTCTATGTCTACTATATGTTCAGAGCCATTGAATAAAACATATACTGTGAAATGCATGTCAAATTTGTCACGTTTGGGGTTATATGCTGTCTTTCTTTGTTGCAAAATGTCAACAGAGAGTGCTTGAAAAGAACTTGTCAGGAACTGTTCGGATCACCTGCCACTACTAGTACTTgcgttttgttgtttttgactCAAGGACCATGACTATATACTGTATCTTGAGTCTTCCATACTCTCCAGCACAATAGGAATGTGGTAATGTCCCGGGGACATCACAGGGCATTTCCACAAACTCATATGTTATGACCACTGTATTGAGGTGCTAAGCCTTGAGTTTGTACAGTTTTGTGTAAACTGCATTGAGTCACACATCTGTGGTTAGTCTTAGTTCTCTTTATCTTCTAGTTGTGTGTAATGGATCCAAATCTGTATTTTACCATACCATGGTCTGGTATGTACGATATGTTCTTCATATCCTGTCAATATTACATCAGCCACTTGAGGTATTTCACAAACATCAGATAACTGACTCTGATAGcttttttcagaatcagaatcagaattcggtttattcgccatgtatgttatacaaacacagaatttactgtggcagggaggtgcaaacactaaacatatacgaatcttaaattaagtaaaggtacagaagtttaactattcctaagaactaaacaatctaagaataaaacaattgaaatataaaataaaatatatataaaaataaaacgaCGTCATTTAAACTCAGATACAGTGTGACAATGAAAAAGATCTATTTTCTCATGGACCGTCCTTTCCTCACCCATCCTGTCCTCTGTCCAGTGTTCTCCCGGGTCTGGACGCAAGACGTTCCGGCGCAGGTGATGCAGTGTACCTTTCAGCTTCAGAGAAGTCCCCCATCAACTAGCCCATGGCCAGTGGGAAGTGACATCATCCTTGACCTTTGCCCCCATGGTGGTTGACCACAACAAGCCTCTTAGCTGCACAGCAGCCTACAGGAGAGATACAGTGGAGAGCACAAAGACAACTGAAGTTGATTACGGTTTTGTTTTTGTACAGCTGAAGAGTTTAGTCTTACAGTAAAATTAATAAGCTCTCGTAATTACACAGCATATAAAAAGGCAAAAGTTGCTGTTTGAAATTCAGGGCTAACTACATCCTGTGTGTTGTGCTTAACTCTTACAAGACTCAGTTGACCCTATAGAGAATGCTTTTTGAGCAGTTTTCACCTATAGAGAATGAAAGTAGCTTTATGTGTTGCTGTTGAAAATTCCTCTGTCTCTGCAGACGCCCCACTGgatgtgagggtggagagggagtccACATTGCAGGAGGGAGACTCTGTTGAGCTGAGGTGTTCCAGTGATGGTAACCCAGCGGCCCACAGCTACCAGTGGCACAGCCCCAGTGGGGCTCTGCTGTCCCAGGGACAGACCTACAGGCTGGAGAGGGTGTCCAGACACACTGGTGCCCTCTACTGCACCGCCATCAACACAGAGGGACAAGGACCCTCCAGTCAAGTGAAGCGCAACGTGATCTGTATGTAACTCTACCACCTATGATACCATATTCACTTTAAATACAGCCAAGGTAACATTTAGCTGTCTCAATACAATTTCAAAAATTGTTTTGTTGCATTATTATCACTTAATTATCACTTCAGTTACAGGAACACATATTATTCAGTGCACTTTCAAATGTTCTTTTACTTTGGACAACATTTTTACTTCATGCCTCTTGCTTAAATACCAGGACCTTTTCTGATGATGTAAGATTCCTTCCTGTGGATCTCTGTAATAGAGGAAGGTCTGTTGAAAGCTGAATTTTTCTTTAACAATTTCTGAGAAGCAAAGCAGTGTCTCATCCCAAATCATCCAGTGTCACATAGGGTAACATAGGGAATTTCTGTGAAACTACAATGGGGCCACAATGATTGCCATGTAGTTAAacggtagttaatgtaaccatGATGTAAAGTGTAAAGTGATTGAGACCACCACAATatccaaatacattttgataaaTCAATGCCACAGTCGCCCTAATTAGCATTGTCTGAACAGTGAGGGGAAAAAATATTTGgtcccctgctgattttgtacgtttgcccactgacaaagaaattaTCATGgtctataattttaatggtaggtttatttgaacagtgaccTAATTAGCATTGTCTGCACAGTGAGGGGAAAAAATATTTGGTCCCCTGCTGATTTGGGCTCCTAATCTCAGTttgttacctgtataaaagacacctgtccaCAGAAGCAATTAATCTTTTCAgattccaaactctccaccatggccaagaccaaagGATGGGTATTCCAGCATGACAATGAACCAAAACACACGGCCAAGGCAACAAAGGAGTggctcaagaagaagcacattaaggtcctggagtggcctaccagtctccagaccttaatcccatagagaatctgtggagggagatgaaggttTGTGTTACCAAACGTCAGCCTCGAAACCTGAATGACTTGGAGAAGATCTGcaaagaggagtgggacaaaaTCCTTCCTAAGATGTGTGCAAACCTGGTGGCCAACTACAAGAAACGTATGACCTCTGTGATTGCCAACAAGGGTTTCACTGTATATGCTGCTTAAACCATGTTTGTCAAAAACAGACCCAGTTAATGCCAGGCCTCATAATTGAGAGTTGTAGTTTGTTGGCCACAAGACAACAATTGTAAATGACTAAAGTTTATTATTTTGCAATGCATGAAATAGTGAAGGAGAACGAATAATGAGGATGATTGTCAATGGACTGCCTTGTCAATGGGATTGTCAATGGACATTCAAAACACACTGTGAAGAAGACTAAGGCACAGCAAAGGCTCTTTAAGCTAGCTACCCTGTAAACCCCAATAAAGGGTTTACTATAAACTTTTAAAAGGTATGGGCGGAGACTTGACTGGGCACCTCAGCGGTCCAGGAAGAGGCTGAGGTTTGCACCGCTGAAAAGTGTGGTAAAGGTCACAGAAAGATATAGTTCAACCAACTAGGTAGTTAAAGAAGTTACAATGCACAGCAAACAAACGTGTTTGAGAAGATAAAGTATGTTGGATATGCATGATGTATTTCTAATTATGTAACTTCAACAGAGGTTTTAAAAAGTATCTGTTTCATCCAACATTGACCATAACGCAACAATAAATGTAAGCAGatgtttattctttttttacttTACCTCTAAGGAAAAAGGAAAATGCAAGGAAATGCCACTGACATCTGTGATTGTCCATATCCTTCAAGTGTCAGGTTCTGCAGAGAAATGGTTATTGCCATTCTATTGGCAATCTTTATTTGGTGCTTTTCCTTGTCTCAGTTTCTTTTTCTGATAAATGAAAGTGGAGTCTGCTAAGATTTAAAAAATGAATTTGGGAAAATAAATAGTTAACAGTATCTTGTAAAATATCGTTTTTTGTATAGCTAAGCCTACCATTTAATGTCACTTCACCACTAACTTGCTAACATGTATGTCATTCACATGGCCTCTGAGACTTGACGTTCATGAGACTGGAACATGTCAACACATATCCTGCTCACACTTCTCATTTCTAAACAAaaataatatttgtttttttgaCATCCAGACTTTGCTAAAGGTGTTTAACGGGAGGACCAGGGTCTTTCCTGGTGATAatacaagaagaagaaaaaagcaatCCAAAAACAACAGTGCAATACAGTGATAAGCTTTATTTTACAGAGGCAACATTTTGTGAGCTCAGCACTTTGTCCCAGCTTCAAGATACATAgatagaaaaaatatttttgtctaCATCGTTGTGGCCAATGGAGTGAAAATTAACTATGGACTAGATAATCATTCTTTTCATGCCGTCCACCTCTTTCTCCTAGCGGCAGCttgcgtctctgtctctctgtttgttttcctgtgtgtgtgtggtgggtttgtgtgtgtatgtttgcttgtgtgtgtaagtgtattttTTTAATGGGTGTGTTTCCGGCCCCAATTACGTCATCACAAACTCCCTCGTACGGTgtccgacatgtgcaaacgcgctacaaattaagaaaacacatgcaaatatacaaaacacaagcaaactaagaaaacatcttcattaatttgacaacacatgggcagcattcagcaaacgggctgcaaatacacacaacacaaccaaatacataaacacattgcaaaaacgaaagcacgcaaaccaaaaaacgctgcagtacataaacgcgttgcaaaaacaaaagcgcacaaaacaaaaacactgcatctagttttcacaacggaagttc harbors:
- the LOC136944826 gene encoding uncharacterized protein translates to MDTADTFLGIMSFYRVLSLHHSMKTLTLIIILTLATEADGEEWAITVPKELNAALLSDVTIQCNFTHPPALSEDSVKVFWKIQGKINPEINEKDQHEFIYHPNNGWVKKSFQNRTTFTGNVRKKDCSLKIQNIQESDANSFLYMRLATGKNNYSFNKDLVTIKIKGVNVTRELPFTDSTLQFTSTTAMMTTEDTGQSTVVYVASIIPFVVVLIAITLGFIFFKHHKRHVTTITREPSGHYVNFSRANAEKTEISQKKEPIPLPPLKTTQSGPPKTTIDEPVYGNVLPHIDFMDLSVDETDNVYANVDCSKP